The Parolsenella catena region AGCTTGCCCGTGGAACACGTTGTCGCCAAGCACGAGAGCACACGAGTCCCCAGCCAAGAACTCCTTCCCAATCGAAAACGCCTCCGCAAGCCCTCTGGGCTTCTCCTGGACAGCATACGCAAGCTTGATTCCGCAACTAGAGCCATCACCGAGCAGGTCCTCATAGGCCTGCTTGTCGCGCGGTGTCGTTATGACCAGTATTTCTCGGATTCCCGCAAGCATGAGAACTGAAAGCGGGTAATAAATTAGGGGCTTATCATAGACGGGCAAAAGCTGCTTATTAACCGCCTTGGTGATGGGATACAGGCGAGTGCCAGACCCTCCCGCAAGAACAATGCCCTTCACGTTAAACTCCTCTCCGTCCCAGTTCTGACGTAACCGATGCTATCCCTCATCGCTATGCCTAGATGTAATTCCACTAATCCCACGAAGAACATCGACCGCATAGATGCTGAAGATTACGAGCATAGACAAGGCATAGGCATAAGCAGCGCCCGTCATGCCAAACGTGCACACGATTCGCGACGAGATAAAACGCGATACTAGATCGGCAAGAACGTAGGCGCCCATAATAACCCTTTGCCTTCTCATGGTTACAAGAGCGTAGTACATGACGATGTTTGCAGCGTTAAGTCCGCCGCCAATCATAATCACAATAAGAAATGGCCTATATCCACTTAAGTCGATACCATACAGAAACGAAAGCACGGGAATACCCACCACAAACGCCCCGGCACAGCAAACCACGGTTGCCGACGCTACAAGCGCTTCGCACCTGCATATAATGCTTGCAAAACCGCAATGCTCATGTTCCTCCCAGCTCTCGGCCATGGTGGTCAGCATCGGCTTGAACAGAAACCCCGACAGTAAATTAATTACAAGGGCAGGCATAAAGAGCGCAGAGTAAATTGTCTGCATATCCGTCGAAAGGACATTGTGAATTGCTAGTCTCGGGACATTTGTTAGATCGCTTTGAAGGAATGACCCCGCAAACAGAGGAGCACAAGCGAATATGAGGCTCTTGATGTCCGCCATTTCAAAGCTGGGAGTCGGCTTAACCCAAGCAGTCGCCCGCTTAACGTTCAGGGCATAGAGAACAGGTAGGGAGACGACAAATGAAAACAAACACGACATCACGATGTCGTGCGTCGCCACCAGACCCGCGCAGAATACAACGGTCGTGACGACGACACGCAGGAACAGAGCCTTCCCCGCAATGTCGAGTCTTCCAACCCGCTGAAGCGCCCCCTGGAAGACGTCCTCCGCAACATCCAGAATTCTCAACCCACACACACACGTCAAGATCAGCAAATCACGACCAATGCCGTACATGGCAAACCCATAGGCTACAATCGCAAACACCATGATGGAAGTGGTCAAAATCCTCGATCCCAGATATACGGAAAACGAGTATCTGCCCCTTACATCCGTCGCCTGATATGGCCGCATCTCAAAAGCCCCGACTATCTGGAACTGCTGGCCAAGTGCATACGCAAGTGAGAACACGCCTGCACCGCCTGCTCCAAGACATCTCGTTGCAACCATCAACAACATCACGCTTGCCAGCGCGTTTGCAAGGCTACCAAGTGTATTCCAAATGTAATTCTGTCTAATCTGACTGGCGTCTTCCGTTCGCGCCATGCTACTTCTCCACGGCTGAAAGAACGCGTCGAATCTTTGCGGGATCTCCCCAGACGCCAGGCGAGTCATACGGCCTATCGGGGAACGCTCCATATTCGAGGTTAATAGAAAGCCCGTTATCAGCAATAAACTGCTCTACCCTCTCGGCCAAAGTCATGGGCTCACCAGAACAGCAATTAATCGTTCCAACGACCTCATCCTGTAGAGCAACGGCTGCAATCATGCCAGCAAGCTGGTCGACTGTCGTAAAGTCATATTTATTCTTGCCCGTCGTAAACGGGAACGTCGTCTCCCCCGAACGCGCGGCTCGCAACAGTTTGCCAAAAATAGATTGTGATTTCTCATCATCCCCGCAGATATAAAACCCGCGAAGCCACTGGAAACAAAAGCCGCGACGGGTTTGCTCGAGCTCAAGAGCCCTCCTCAGCGCATCCTTTGAGACCCCGTACAGCGACCGGGGATTGCAGGGTGTATTTTCGTCAATGGCGCCTTCCCAATATCCAATTTCATGCATAGTGCCCATGCAGACAATGTGGTCAACCCCGAAGTCGTTCATCTTGCACACAAAGCGATAGTGGGCGGAAAGATCTCCAAGATGGGTGGGGGCATCATGCTTGAACCCATTTCTCCAGGCAAGATGAATGAGTGCGTCGGGGGCTTCTTCAAAAATGGCAGAGCAATCAAGG contains the following coding sequences:
- a CDS encoding lipopolysaccharide biosynthesis protein; translation: MARTEDASQIRQNYIWNTLGSLANALASVMLLMVATRCLGAGGAGVFSLAYALGQQFQIVGAFEMRPYQATDVRGRYSFSVYLGSRILTTSIMVFAIVAYGFAMYGIGRDLLILTCVCGLRILDVAEDVFQGALQRVGRLDIAGKALFLRVVVTTVVFCAGLVATHDIVMSCLFSFVVSLPVLYALNVKRATAWVKPTPSFEMADIKSLIFACAPLFAGSFLQSDLTNVPRLAIHNVLSTDMQTIYSALFMPALVINLLSGFLFKPMLTTMAESWEEHEHCGFASIICRCEALVASATVVCCAGAFVVGIPVLSFLYGIDLSGYRPFLIVIMIGGGLNAANIVMYYALVTMRRQRVIMGAYVLADLVSRFISSRIVCTFGMTGAAYAYALSMLVIFSIYAVDVLRGISGITSRHSDEG
- a CDS encoding NAD-dependent epimerase/dehydratase family protein, with the protein product MSKPLIAVTGANGYIGRHVVEKLKDAGARVIALDLACSEDEADVLWKRADILDDSLDCSAIFEEAPDALIHLAWRNGFKHDAPTHLGDLSAHYRFVCKMNDFGVDHIVCMGTMHEIGYWEGAIDENTPCNPRSLYGVSKDALRRALELEQTRRGFCFQWLRGFYICGDDEKSQSIFGKLLRAARSGETTFPFTTGKNKYDFTTVDQLAGMIAAVALQDEVVGTINCCSGEPMTLAERVEQFIADNGLSINLEYGAFPDRPYDSPGVWGDPAKIRRVLSAVEK